Proteins from a genomic interval of bacterium:
- the trpS gene encoding tryptophan--tRNA ligase yields MATKKRILSGMRPTGKLHLGHFTGALENWVKLQGEYENFHLIADWHVLTTDYEHPGRIWENTYEMALDWLAAGIDPEQSPIFRQSQIREHAELHLMFSMIISFGRLQRNPTFKEQIRDLGMEDEFSYGHIGYPVLQAADILIYKANLVPVGEDQVPHVELTREIARRFNYLYCQNREPVFPEPEPRLTEFARLPGLDRKRMSKSLGNTILLSDTADEIRVKLRGAITDEQKVRKNDPGRPEVCPVFAYQKVFNTNEVPEIEANCRSGALGCVECKRRCGDHIIAFLDPMQERRAKYAAKPDSVIEIIHDGERQASIVAKETIAEVRSVMGFE; encoded by the coding sequence AATGCGTCCGACTGGAAAATTGCATTTAGGACACTTCACTGGCGCACTCGAAAACTGGGTGAAGCTGCAGGGCGAGTATGAGAATTTTCACCTCATCGCCGATTGGCACGTCTTGACCACCGACTACGAACACCCCGGACGGATTTGGGAAAACACTTACGAGATGGCACTCGACTGGTTAGCCGCCGGAATTGATCCCGAGCAGTCGCCGATTTTCCGGCAGTCGCAAATTCGGGAACATGCCGAATTGCATTTAATGTTCTCAATGATTATCAGCTTTGGACGATTGCAACGGAATCCGACGTTCAAAGAGCAGATTCGCGACCTTGGCATGGAAGATGAATTCAGTTACGGACATATTGGTTACCCGGTCTTGCAGGCGGCGGATATTCTTATCTATAAAGCGAATCTGGTGCCGGTGGGTGAAGATCAGGTGCCACACGTCGAATTGACCCGGGAAATTGCCCGACGGTTCAATTATCTCTATTGCCAGAACCGCGAACCGGTATTCCCGGAACCGGAGCCGCGCTTAACCGAATTCGCACGGTTACCCGGACTTGACCGGAAACGGATGTCGAAATCATTGGGCAATACAATTCTTTTGTCCGACACTGCCGATGAAATTCGCGTGAAACTGCGCGGCGCGATTACCGACGAACAAAAAGTCCGGAAAAACGATCCCGGTCGTCCCGAAGTCTGCCCGGTTTTTGCGTACCAAAAAGTATTCAACACGAATGAAGTTCCCGAAATCGAAGCGAATTGCCGGAGCGGAGCGCTCGGTTGCGTGGAGTGTAAACGGCGGTGCGGCGACCATATCATCGCATTTCTCGATCCGATGCAAGAGCGGCGCGCGAAGTATGCTGCGAAACCCGATTCGGTGATCGAAATTATCCATGATGGGGAACGGCAAGCGTCTATCGTTGCCAAAGAAACCATTGCGGAAGTACGCTCGGTGATGGGTTTTGAATAG